The window TAGTTAATTAGTTTAGAGGATCGACATCAACCACCGAATTTTGTTTATGGATATATAATTTCTTACCACCAACTAcgttgttaattaaaattaggACCATGCATACCCATAGAGAATCAGAGATTACCAGCTAATTTGAACAATGATGACAATTAAGTGTTCTTTAATAATCAGATCATACCTATAAAATAGATATTCATTTATTTCCTAATAAAgacaaattataaattaaatcttCACATTTCTTTTCTAAAGAAAAGGCCTATAAACACCCACTAAACACTTACATCTTTCTCCACCAATCTCGAAGAAACTTAAACGCACTACGACTTCTTGAGCCTTTTTAACTCCACAAACAAATGGCACCAAGAACCTCCCTTACACTCTTCCTTTCTCTCAACCTCCTCTTTTTCACTTACACCTCTGCAACATGTTCCAAGTGCCTCCCCACCCCAACTACGCCAACCACCCCAACTACGCCAACCACCCCAAGCTCAGGGACTTGTCCTAGAGATTCCCTACAGCTTGGTGTTTGCGCCAATGTGCTCAAGCTAGTGGACCTAACATTGGGAAACCCACCTGTAAAGCCATGCTGCACTCTCATCCAAGGCTTGGCTGACCTTGAGGCTGCAGTCTGCCTCTGCACTTTGCTCAAGGTTAACATTCTTGGAATCAACCTTAACCTTCCCATCGATCTCAGCGTACTCCTCAATGTTTGCGGTAGAAAAGCTCCAACGAATTTCCAGTGCGCGTAAGTTTAAATACTTATAACGTAcctataaaataaatgaatcaTACACTTTATGAATAGTGGAATCTATTgtcttatctttttgttttattttacggtcatttttttttttatttttttgtatttttgtgtaaTGTTTAAAATGAACGTACGTAGTTCTCATGAAATAATGGATAACGGGTTTACGTGTGTGTAATCGGAAAGTTTGTACTCCTTTTCTTCACTGTTCCTATGTCTCTTCTTTGTAACCGTGTCTTTCgaatatgattaataatttaattttaaaataacacttGACATTGCGTTCCAAACGCTTTACTTCAGATCGCCAGCTAATATACCCTAGGCGCTAGGGCTAACCAAATGGTCCGCACACATACATATTCTtgataattttggtttttacatacatatatccttgttataatttataaccCTAAGTTGTATTTAATTAGTAGAACTACTGTAATACAGTCTTATTACTCATTAGCTTCCTTACTCAAACCAGCCCACTTATCATATTAATACTGACCAATACACTCTcaatatcttcttcatcaatctcaaGCATAATCAACACTCCAATATTATTAGGGTTATATGATGGGCATAGTATGTTGGGCCTTTAGCGTGTTATTTACGTCAACGACGGTTTGTGTAAACCATATATACACATGTAAAAATAAGGTTGTCACCTAAATCAATAAGATCAAGTTAAGTTGGGTGTTCAATACCATCACTCTTCAACGTGAGGGGGAGTATTAGGGTTATATGATCAGTATGTTGGGCTTTAGCGTGTTATTTACGTCAATGACAGTTTGTGTAAACCCtaaataaacatttataaataagGTTGTCACCTAAATCAATAAGATCAAGTCAGTTCAATACCTAAATTCTACGAATATAGTTTCAAGGCTAAGAAAATGGCTCTTTAGAAACTCTCTTGCCATTTACCTTGCCTTCAACATCCTCTTCTTTTCCCTAACCAAAGCCGCCCCCTCCCGTTGTCCACTATCGTCTTCTTAATTACAAACCAAATAGCCAATCTTAAGCGCTTCCGCCATCTGAGATATGCCCAAAAGATTCTTTGGAAGCACTTAACTTGTTGAATTTGACATTATGTGCTCCTCCACTTACGCCGTGTTGCAGCCTTATTGACTGGTTGACCCAGAAGTTGACGGTGTGGTTGACATTTGGATTGATTAATTTCTTCATCAAAAAGCTATGCATGGTACACTATTTATAGCAACTAGCAACAGGGGTTATAGAATAGTGAAAAAGGTTATAGACTATATTATAGAATAAGCTCCGAACTCTGAACTCCGAAACTTGGTTAAtagaaattgtttacaaaaatcaaaCGTCAGGCCTCACAATAAGATCGACGGACTAAACCCAAGAGTAAGTTTAGAATAgaatattaatgttttatatgTGAACTATGTATATCTGTAGCGAGTTTATACTATGACTGTTATATTTATACAGATTATTAGGTTTGTTAATATtcataatcaaaattaatttgtaatgaGTAAATTGAATAGTTATATACAAAAAGAGAGTAAATTGATCAATGCCTTTGATAATATTTAAGAAGTCATTTGTTTGTGGAATTGAGATTTTGAACACAAATGACTCTTCTAACTATTTATCTCGACTGCATTTTACtataacataaattttgttataGTTCGGTAGGATCCATTttaaattgtgaaaaaaaattcacacTTAATCAATCAATACTAATTAATAGTGAGTAAATTGAATGTTCATGTCCTTATACATTATAGGGAGTATTCAAACTAATATTTTAAGTGATTCGATACATAATGGatttcatatgttattcaataaaaaattttaaaaactctagTGAAATCCATTATTGTTGAACTAATGATTTATAAATCtatctaaaatttattgttataaaATCCAGTTTGTAGAtgtgattttgatgattttaaaggaattttaaagaatttccttagttaaatatacataaatcaaaatctcatcGTTTTAGATGATATTTGAAaggattttataataaatcatattaacttttcttaaattatcaaaatcatataaaaactcATAACTTAAAATACTAGTTTGAATACACTCTTGTAGATCTCGTCtcaaccaaaacaagaattaGTAAAACgtccatttttgtttcttaatttatcttttattcaaCTTTACTTCTAAAAGTGTtgaatgtttttctttattttcaatcTTGGACTGGATTAATTcgctgattttttatttttctattattcattttataattttgacccagtctaaaattattttctttctttttaaaattctgaccCAACGAGAATCGAAAAGGCACcgatatatttgtatattttgaaCACAAGTATAGCGACCTTGCTCTTTGGGTTATGATTTGTTAACGAATATTATGAACCATGTTTATTTGGTATATTATTGGTTATGTGAATCATATATATGCACATCCCATAAACATAAAGGTCaactttcaaaaagaaaaatacacaaaaagcTCAATTTCGTTTTTacatgttgattttttttagcattGATTTATCATTTATGCCATTATTATGTATGTAACCGTTCAGagatatgttattttttatccTTTTTGTAAGATATTCTACAAAATTTACTACACTTCTTACTTATTTCCTATTAATCGAAAAATTCAGATGgagaaatcttaatatttttcttttgctaggAATTTTTTAAGAACTAACTTGGCCTTAATCAACGTAAAATACGATGATCACCACAATATAATACTTGGTTTAAACTattgaactatatatatcaaCTTCTTTCACTTTTCACTTCTTTTTAGAAATACTAtgtagataattaattaaagaggtaatttattattaaaaaagaatataattgttCAATTTTATAGTAAAGAATGTCAGAATGATTTGGTATGATGATTATCATATTGTTACTAGTCTGaaggaataactaaattctcATTCTCTCCTACAGCTAGTACCCGTGAACTATATTTTGGCATGTTCGACCTTATTTTATcggaatataataaaataaataccaCTTGTACACGAAACTATGTTATTGATTCAGGAAAAGGATAAAAGTAGTATGATctcgaaaatatatatatctcattcaATATTAAATAGTAGAAACATTTAATCCGAAAGAGAAATAACAACGATGATTTTGTCGTTATAACACGGTACcttaatatagattttatttggatctacttttaaaaaaaattcatattggATTGGATAAGATTGGCCGCATAAGTATTCCTAAATTTTAAGTTACTCGAGTTGgggttttaatattttccacACTCTAAAATTTTATGAGCTTTGACCTCATTATTGTGTTAAACCATCTAATAAAATGGGGAAAGTCTGACATTAAAATTATACGATtgagatatataatataaatatatatttaaaatccaAACTAGTCTATCTGTCCATCTTGTAACCCCTGTTATACGGGATGATGTGATAAGTAATAAGTCTAACCATTTGAGATTTACTAAACAATTATCACATGAAAATGAAGTCATAGACTTTGTCTTTGTTTGAGATTATGAGTAGACTAATTGATGCTTCAGAAATAATGCttcaaaaataaagaacaatcATTCCGTTTTAGTCTTTAGATGTGCTTAGTTACTTATATTGGCCGTTTTAGACTGACTTTAATTTGCCTCTTTTAAAGAAACTAACGTTTAATGAGTTCAAAATTTctagttatgaaaaaaaaaaacctagataCATATACTCACTTGCAATGTACTCCTTTAATGGGTAATATATTTGCTTATTACTTGGTGCTATACTAATAACGATATGAATAATTGTTATTTACTAACGTATATACTAATATAAGTACAGTCTAAAAGGTCACAATCGAGTATAACTGATACGAGtcattttatacaaattaataatatattttggtttttataatttaatttaattatatcaattagtttttagaatttttagcCTTAGTGgctatttttaatttgttctttgaaacatatatttgtaatgacatttgaatataaatatatacccTTATAAaggttatttttattatgtgctTCCTAATTAATAAAGGAGATACAAATTTGGCATAGAACCTCTTAAGTAGAAAACAGTAACCTATTAGATGATTTCACCGTGTTCTGGGaatcatttcttttatttgctcTGTCTAAAATTATTCGTTCGTCAAATTTGAAAGTAGATTGTCTCTTTCGGTATCCATTATCGTTTTtagttgcaattttttttgtaaactttttttctaCAGTTTAGGCTACCAATTTTGAAGttcttttctaattaatatttggctgacaaaaaaagaaataaataaatcaataatcgTAATAATAGAAGTGTGTATGTATTCTAATTAGAAAATTGCACATGTTTTGAAATAATAGATAACCACATGtttttgaaagaaacaaaaagatcttCCTGTAACAAAAACGGGTACTTGAAGCATGGTGATAAAGTATGGGATTTGATTATGCTACAAACAATAAAGTTTTTTCAATAAGTCACTTAATTTGGGTAGCGTAGAGGGTATGGGTCCGATATATACAAAGGTCATACACAATTTATGAGGCTTTTGacaattaatttctaaaaaaattaatatatttgtttatattttgaataatatcGTGAAGGCCTgtacatattaatataattcGTAAATTTGGGAGTTGTATTGTTAATTAGTTTAGAGGATCGACTTCAACCACCAAGTTTCTTTTATGTATACATAAATTCTTACCACCAACTAAGGCTGTCCAAGCAGCGGCAGATCTAGGTTTCACTAACCTCCACACTGCTTCTGATTCTAAACAAGTAATCGAAATCTTAAATTCCGAGAACCTACTAAAGGAACTCCATGAAATTCGTTAGGATATCCCCactctatttcttttttttcagaaaatttgTTTCTCCTTTATCCCTCGCAACTTCAATAGGGAAGCTGATGGGATTTCTAAGCTGTCTCTTATAAACACTGTACCAAACCCGTTCAATTAAGTTatgaaagatgtttttttttttttttcaatgaatgtaaaattttattcaaccaaaaaccCTTTTTACAATAATTGTATCCTTACATCAATATTTTCTGAAAGAAGAAATTAGAGTGTTATAAGCCCCTTGAATCGAACCATATCTGTAAGCCATCTTGAAGTTTATGTGGGTTGAGAAGCTGAACAGAGGATATCTTATTACACATCAAAAGATCAAGGAACTTAATTGATTATTTGATCTGGCCCATCTTGAAGTTTATGGAAGAtgcttttgaacaaaaaaaaaggaaaaaggataTATACATTCTTACCACCAATTAAGTTGTTAACTacggggggtgtattcaa is drawn from Camelina sativa cultivar DH55 chromosome 8, Cs, whole genome shotgun sequence and contains these coding sequences:
- the LOC104707551 gene encoding putative lipid-binding protein AIR1, whose amino-acid sequence is MAPRTSLTLFLSLNLLFFTYTSATCSKCLPTPTTPTTPTTPTTPSSGTCPRDSLQLGVCANVLKLVDLTLGNPPVKPCCTLIQGLADLEAAVCLCTLLKVNILGINLNLPIDLSVLLNVCGRKAPTNFQCA